The segment ATATTGCTAATTTGGAAATGTGGAGGTGTAGTTATTGATAATAGATACAGAAGTAAGTATTGCACTTAAGAATTCTATAGGGCAATATGATATGAAAAGAATATCTATATTTAAAATTAATGCAGTAACTGAAACTTTTAAATATATATACTTAGCATCCGTTAGTAAAAGAGAAATTCAATTTAAAATAAAATGTCCTATATGCGGAGAGTATCATTATTATAGCTATGATATAATGAGTTTCCTTAGAGGAAGCATGACTATCGGAGGATGTGAGAAACTTGGATATCCTATATTTTTCATTGGTCAAAAACAAAAGGTTGAGGATAAAATAAATAAATATAGGGAAGTTAATGAAAATATATATGTTATGATTTAAATTATTGAATATAATAATTGTAATCTGTCAATATTATCAATATATGGACGGATTACTTTCTTTTAAGAAATTTGCTAGATAAAAAAAGGAAAATAGGGTATAATCTAAAACGTATTACATATCAAACATTTCTGTAAGAATTATTTCCCACATGAAATTTATTATAAATAAATATTAAATTATGGAGGTGCTATTTTGGAGAGTAAAGATTTAAATAGTATGACTGTTGTTGAATTAAGGAAAATGGCAAAAGATTTAGATATAAAAGGTATAACAAAATTAAAAAAAGCGGAATTAATCAAGGAAATAAATGAAAAGTCACCAAGAACTATAAATAAGGGTGGGGTAATTCTAAAAGAAAATATAACACCTAAAAAAGTACATAATTCTTCAAATGATAATATTAAGAATGTAAATCAAAATGATAACCAGAACAGAAATGAAACTTTAGAAGATGGAAATTCGTTAGAAAAAGGGAAAAAGCTTAAAGAAATGATACATGAATCTGAAAGTGCAAAAGGTGTTCTTGAAATTATTGAAAATAACAATTATGGATTTTTAAGAGGAGAAAATTATTTAACAGGGCCTAAAGATATATATGTATCTCCATCTCAAATAAGAAGATTTAATTTAAAAACAGGAGATGAAGTAAGAGGAAAAGTTAGAACGGCAAAAGAAGGAGAAAAATTCCAAGCACTTATATATGTAGAAAAAATAAATGGAGAAAATCCAGAAAAAGCAGTGGGAAGACAAAGATTTGAAAAATTAACACCTATCTATCCTAATGAAAGAATAAGACTGCAAGTAGGTCAATCAGACTTATCTTCTAGATTAATGGATATAATCTCACCTATAGGTAAAGGGCAAAGAGGATTAATAGTTGCTCCTCCAAAGGCAGGTAAAACAACTCTTTTGAAAAAAATAGCTCACAGTATATCTAAAAATTATCCAGAATCAAAATTAATAGTGCTTTTAATAGATGAAAGACCAGAAGAGGTTACAGATATGCAAAGATCTATTAATGGTGAAGTTATATATTCCACCTTTGATGAAGAACCTGAACATCATACAAAAGTAGCTTATATGGTTCTTGAGAGAGCTAAAAGAATGGTTGAACAAGGACAAGATGTAATAGTGCTTCTTGATAGTTTAACAAGACTTACAAGGGCATATAATTTAACAATCAATCCAACAGGAAGAACTCTTTCAGGAGGACTTGATCCTGGAGCATTAATAATGCCTAAAAAGTTTTTCGGAGCTGCTAGAAATATAGAAGAGGGCGGAAGTCTTACAATTTTAGCTACAGCACTTATTGATACTGGAAGTAGAATGGATGATATGATTTTTGAAGAGTTTAAGGGAACTGGAAACATGGAAGTTCATTTAGATAGAAAGTTAGAAGAAAGAAGAATATTCCCAGCTATAGATATTTACAAATCTGGAACTAGAAGAGAAGATTTATTATTAACTGCACAAGAATTAGAAGCTTCATTTACTATAAGAAAAGTATTATATAAAGAAAATAATACAGCAAGCGTAACTGAAAAATTGATTAATTTACTTTCAAAAACAAAAAATAATGATGAGTTTTTACAAAATTTCAGTAAAGAAAAATGGGAAAGATAAAATCTTTCCCATTTTTAAAATAACTATTTGTTTTCTAAGTTGTATTTCTTCATGAACTTTTCGATTCTTCCGCCTGTATCTAATATCTTTTGCTTTCCAGTATAGAAAGGATGACATTTAGAGCAAACATCCACCTTAAGTTCAGATTTAGTTGATCCAGTAGTGAAAGTATTTCCACATGCACATTTAACTACTGCATCATGATGATATTCTGGGTGTAAACCTTCTTTCATTATTTTCACCTCGCTTACACTATTATTCTTAAAAAGAATAATTCAAAACGAATTGTCAACTCTTAAAATTATATCATAGGGTATATGAAATATCAACAATTTTACACTTGCAATTTAAAGGAATAAACATATAAAATAGTTAGTATGGAAAATGCAAAAAAATTATAGGTGGAATTGTGGAGGAATAATTTTAGATGAGTAAATTATATTTTAGATACGGTGCTATGAATAGTGGAAAGTCTACAAATTTAATGCAAGTAGCACATAACTATGAAGAAAGAGGAATGAAAGTTATTATAATTAAGCCAAAGAGAGATTCTAAAGGTGGAGATAAAGTAATTTCTAGGTTAGGTGTTACAAGAAAAGTTGATATGCTTTTAAACGCTAATGAAAATGTATATGAAAAAGTTCAGAAAATTTGTAATGAAGAAGGAACTATTAATTGCATATTAGTAGATGAAGTTCAATTTTTAAAAAAAGAACAAATAGATCAGTTATTTGAGATAGCTGTGAAATTAGATATACCTACAATATGTTACGGACTTAGAACTGATTTTCAAATGAATGGTTTTGAAGGGAGTACGAGACTACTTTTATTAGCACATAGTATAGAAGAGTTAAAAACCATATGTAGTTGTGGTAAAAAAGCAGCCCTAAATGGAAGAAAAATAAATGGAAAGTTTGTTTTTGAAGGAGAACAAATTGCTATAGATAAAGAAGATAATGTTGAATATGAGTCTCTTTGCCCTAAATGTTTCTTAGAGTATAGGGATGGACTTAAAAAGTAAGGAAAAGTTATATAAACTTTTATAAGAAAAACGAGGTGAGACTATGGGGAAAAAAGTTTCAGTTGGGGGACAGGCAGTTATAGAAGGTGTAATGATGAGAGGGAGTAATGGTGTAGCTACAGCTATAAGGAAGAGTAATGGTGAAATAGAAGTGGATTTTAAAAAAATAAAACCTCTTACTCAAAAGAATAAAGTGTTTTCCTTGCCAATTATAAGAGGATTTATTACGTTAATTGATTCATTAATACTTGGAATAAAAACTTTAAATTATTCTGCATCTTTTATTGAAGAAGAATTAGAAGAAGAACCATCTAAATTAGATAAATGGATAGAAGAAAAGTTTAAGGGAAAAGCAACAGACATAATTATGGGCATATCTTTTGTTGTATCTATGGCGTTATCGATCTTAATATTTTTCATAATACCTACATTTGTAGCCAATGGATTTAAAAGAATTAACATAACCAATGCTATTTGTCTTAATATATTAGAAGGTATTATAAGAGTTTTTATATTTCTTACATATATATATCTTATTAGTAAGATGGATGATATAAAAAGAGTATTTGAATATCATGGAGCAGAACATAAGACTATATTTTGTTATGAAAGTAACGAGGAACTTAAACCTGAAAATGCAAAACAGCATGGAAGATTACATCCTAGATGTGGTACAAATTTTTTATTTTTAGTTATGATAGTTAGTATAATTTTATTTTCATTTACTGGATGGAATTCTATTTGGCAAAGAATTTTATATAGAATAATTTTATTACCATTAGTTTCAGGAATAACTTATGAAATTATAAAATGGATGGGAAATAATAAAAATTCGTGTACTAAAGTTTTAGCTTATCCAGGGCTTATGTTACAAAAGCTTACTACTAGAGAACCGGATTTAAACCAACTTGAAGTGGCTATTGCATCATTAAAGGTAGCTGAAGGGATAGAAACAGTTGAAAGTATAAAAGAAAAGTATAATAAAAATAATAGTGATGACTAAAAATAGTAATTAAACAATTAATCGCTAGTTCCTAAAAGGGATTAGCGATTGATGTTTAAAGAAACTTATATTAGGGGGAAGTATATGACAATAGGAGAAGCTTTAAGTATTGCATATAATACTTTGAAAGAGGAAAATATAGATACGTATATGTTAGATTCACAGCTTTTAATTCAAAAAGTTTTAAAAAAAGATAAATTGTTTATAATTTTAAACAGAGATGTGGAAATATCATCAGAAGATCAAGAGGAGTTTTTTAAGCTTATAAAATTACGTAAAGATAACATGCCGGTAAAATATATATTAGGTGAATGTGAGTTTATGGGATTAAATTTTAATGTGAAAAAAGGTGTTTTAATTCCTAGGGCGGATACGGAAATATTAGTAGAAGAAGTAATAAAAGAAATTAAGAAAAATGGATATAATAATGTATGTGATGTATGTTGTGGAAGTGGAGCTATAGGGGTTTCAATAGGAAAATACATAGAAAAAACTAGAGTTGATTGTTATGATATATCAGATATAGCAATTGAAGTTACTAAAAGTAATATAAATAAATTAGAACTTAATGATAAAGTTTATGTATATAAAAGTGATTTATTAGATGAAACTAAAAGACAAAATAAGATGTATGATGTTATAGTTTCAAATCCACCATATATTAAAGAAGATGTCATACCTACTCTTATGAAAGATGTTAAAGAATACGAACCATATATTGCTTTATGTGGTGGAAAAGATGGACTTTACTTTTATAACAAAATAACAACGGATAGTGTTGGGTTTTTAAATAGGGGAGGATTATTAGCTTTTGAGATAGGATATGATCAGGGAAAAGATGTTAAAGAAATATTAATTCAAAATGGATTTTCTGATATAAGGGTGGTTAAGGACCTTGCGGGGTTAGACAGAGTAGTCGTAGGAAGGCTTTGAGCATATAGTATAATCTTTTACTAATAAATAATTTTATGTTATAATATTGTAATGTGAAAATACGGATTACGGAGTGATAAATCGATGTTAGATAAATTGGATTTTACAGAAAATAAGTACGAAGAATTATCGATAAAAATTAGTGACCCATCAGTAATGGCCAATCAAAATGAATGGAGAAAACTATGTAAAGAGCATGCGGAGCTTGAAACTATAGTTACAAAGTATAGAGAATATAAAAATAATAAAGAAGAATTAGAAGCTAATAAAGAATTACTTTCAGAAGAAAATGATAGAGACATGAAAGAAATGATTCAAGAAGAGATAAAAACTCTCGAAGAAAATATAGTAAGTGATGAAGAAGAGTTGAAAATATTACTTCTTCCTAAAGATCCTAATGATGATAAAAACGTATTTATCGAAATAAGAGCTGGTGCTGGCGGAGATGAAGCAGCATTATTTGCAGCTAACTTATTTAGAATGTATACAAGATATGCTGAAAGACATGGGTGGAAGACTGAACTTATGAGTGCCAATGAAACAGATATTGGTGGATTTAAGGAAGTTGTATTTATGTTAAGAGGAGATTCAGCATATAGTAAAATGAAGTTTGAAAGTGGAGTTCATAGAGTACAAAGAGTTCCAGATACTGAATCAAGTGGAAGAATACATACGTCTACAGCCACTGTAGCAGTTCTACCAGAAGTTGATGACGTTGATATACAAATAGATTCTAATGATATTAGAGTTGATGTATTTAGAGCATCAGGACATGGTGGACAATGTGTAAATACTACTGACTCAGCAGTAAGAATGACACATATACCAACAGGTATAGTTGTATCATGTCAAGATGAAAAGTCACAGCTTAAAAATAAAGAAAAAGCTCTAAAGGTATTAAAAGCTAGATTATATGAAAAAGCAGAAGCGGAAAGAGCAGCTAGTATATCAGCAGACAGAAAAAGTCAGGTTGGTACTGGAGATAGAAGTGAAAGAATAAGAACTTACAATTATCCACAAGGAAGAGTTACAGAGCATAGAATAGGTGTTACTTTATATAAATTAGATGCGTTTCTTGATGGAGATATGGAAGAAATTATAGATGCATTAATAACAGCAGAACAAGCTGAAAAAATGAAAGCAATGGGAAATAATTAATATATAATTTCGAGGTGGAACTATGAAGATAAATAAAGCTATTAGAAAGCAAAAAAAATCTTACAAGAGATTTATGCTGACTATGAGCTTTATTTTTTTGCTATTGCCTGCGGTTTTATATTCTTCGGGGGAATTTCATACATTTCTTATAGCGTATCTTGTGTTTATTGAAGTGTTAATAATAATTGTAATGTTTATTAAATCAGATAAACAATATTTGAAGTATAAACTAGATACAAAAATAAGAGTAGTTAACGGGATTTTTGGAGGACGGTATGTGGTGCCTTGTGATAAGGTGGAGATGGTACATACTTTAAAAGATGGTGGAGATTTAAGAATCATAATAGTATTAAGATCAAAATTTAGAAATTCAAAAATAAAACTAGTTGGACCTTATTTTTTAAAAAGACAAAGATGGATTAAAAAATACTATGAAGATTTAAAGGGAAAAAGCATATTTAATCAATGTTACTATTTTGTTATATATAAGGGTGGGTATAATAAGTATGAATTATTAGATTCTATATATAGAAATTGTGTACAAGCCCATTTTACAGATGAGTGTATAAAAAGAATAAAAGAATATAGAGAGTAAGAATAAACCCTTCATTTTTAAAATAATTATAAATTAGAAATGGGGGGATTATTTTGGATGGAAAAACAATTTTTATTGTAACTCTAGCCAGTCTATTTTCATTAATGGGTACTATGATAGGGGCATCATTAGGTATAGTAGTAAAAAAACCATCTAAAAATAGTATAGGTAATATAAATGGTTTTGCCGCAGGTCTTATGCTATCGGTGGTAATGATGGATTTAATCCCAGAAGCCATATCTAAAATTACTATGTTGTATACAATGTTTTTTTGTATAATTGGTATTTTAATTGTTATGCTTATTGATATTTTAACCGGAGATGAAGGAAAATATTTTAGTAGTGGCCATCTAAAGGTAGCATTTATGGCTGCGCTAGGACTTATGCTTCATAATTTTCCTGAAGGTATAATTATGGGAGCTGGATTTTTAGCTTATGAGACGCTTGGAGTAAAAATGAGTTTAATTATAGCTATACATGACATACCGGAAGGAATTGCTGTGTCAGCTCCACTTATGGCTGAAAGGACAAGGCCTTTTAAAATAATGTTATATGCTTTTATTACAGCATTTCCTACAGTTATAGGTTCTTGGATAGGTGTTTATATTGGGAATATATCAAAAGTAGTATTGGGTGAATGTTTAGGAATCGCGTCTGGAATAATGTTGTATGTAGTTTTTGGTCAAATGATACCTGAATCCTTAAATATAGGTAAAAAAATTAAAGTAACATCAAGTATATTGTTGGGAATTATATTGGGTATTGTAATTACAAATGTATTATAATAAAATACATATTAATGATTAATTATAATTAAGTAAAGAAGTGAAAAAATATGAATACAAAAGTTAGTTATTTAGATTTAAAAAACTTAGATGTAAAAATTATAGAAGAAGCCGGGGAAGTTCTTAGAGAAGGAGGACTTGTTGCATTCCCTACAGAAACAGTATATGGACTTGGTGCAAATGCATTAGATTCTGAAGCTGTAAATAAGATATTTATAGCCAAAGGGAGACCCCAAGATAATCCACTTATAGTACATATAGCAGATTTTAATTTAGATGATTTAGTGGAAGAAGTTCCGATTATTGCGGAAAAAATTATGAAAAAATTTTGGCCAGGACCATTAACTCTTATTATGAAAAAATCAAGTAAGATACCATATGTAACTAGTGCGGGACTTGAAAGTGTAGGCATAAGAATGCCATCTAATGTTGTTGCAAGAGAACTTATAAAAAAATCAGGAGTACCAATTGCAGCACCATCAGCTAATATATCTGGAAAACCTAGTCCAACTAATATAGAAAGATGTATAGAA is part of the Clostridium botulinum genome and harbors:
- the rpmE gene encoding 50S ribosomal protein L31, with protein sequence MKEGLHPEYHHDAVVKCACGNTFTTGSTKSELKVDVCSKCHPFYTGKQKILDTGGRIEKFMKKYNLENK
- a CDS encoding thymidine kinase — translated: MSKLYFRYGAMNSGKSTNLMQVAHNYEERGMKVIIIKPKRDSKGGDKVISRLGVTRKVDMLLNANENVYEKVQKICNEEGTINCILVDEVQFLKKEQIDQLFEIAVKLDIPTICYGLRTDFQMNGFEGSTRLLLLAHSIEELKTICSCGKKAALNGRKINGKFVFEGEQIAIDKEDNVEYESLCPKCFLEYRDGLKK
- a CDS encoding ZIP family metal transporter, which produces MDGKTIFIVTLASLFSLMGTMIGASLGIVVKKPSKNSIGNINGFAAGLMLSVVMMDLIPEAISKITMLYTMFFCIIGILIVMLIDILTGDEGKYFSSGHLKVAFMAALGLMLHNFPEGIIMGAGFLAYETLGVKMSLIIAIHDIPEGIAVSAPLMAERTRPFKIMLYAFITAFPTVIGSWIGVYIGNISKVVLGECLGIASGIMLYVVFGQMIPESLNIGKKIKVTSSILLGIILGIVITNVL
- the prfA gene encoding peptide chain release factor 1, coding for MLDKLDFTENKYEELSIKISDPSVMANQNEWRKLCKEHAELETIVTKYREYKNNKEELEANKELLSEENDRDMKEMIQEEIKTLEENIVSDEEELKILLLPKDPNDDKNVFIEIRAGAGGDEAALFAANLFRMYTRYAERHGWKTELMSANETDIGGFKEVVFMLRGDSAYSKMKFESGVHRVQRVPDTESSGRIHTSTATVAVLPEVDDVDIQIDSNDIRVDVFRASGHGGQCVNTTDSAVRMTHIPTGIVVSCQDEKSQLKNKEKALKVLKARLYEKAEAERAASISADRKSQVGTGDRSERIRTYNYPQGRVTEHRIGVTLYKLDAFLDGDMEEIIDALITAEQAEKMKAMGNN
- a CDS encoding DUF1385 domain-containing protein codes for the protein MGKKVSVGGQAVIEGVMMRGSNGVATAIRKSNGEIEVDFKKIKPLTQKNKVFSLPIIRGFITLIDSLILGIKTLNYSASFIEEELEEEPSKLDKWIEEKFKGKATDIIMGISFVVSMALSILIFFIIPTFVANGFKRINITNAICLNILEGIIRVFIFLTYIYLISKMDDIKRVFEYHGAEHKTIFCYESNEELKPENAKQHGRLHPRCGTNFLFLVMIVSIILFSFTGWNSIWQRILYRIILLPLVSGITYEIIKWMGNNKNSCTKVLAYPGLMLQKLTTREPDLNQLEVAIASLKVAEGIETVESIKEKYNKNNSDD
- the prmC gene encoding peptide chain release factor N(5)-glutamine methyltransferase produces the protein MTIGEALSIAYNTLKEENIDTYMLDSQLLIQKVLKKDKLFIILNRDVEISSEDQEEFFKLIKLRKDNMPVKYILGECEFMGLNFNVKKGVLIPRADTEILVEEVIKEIKKNGYNNVCDVCCGSGAIGVSIGKYIEKTRVDCYDISDIAIEVTKSNINKLELNDKVYVYKSDLLDETKRQNKMYDVIVSNPPYIKEDVIPTLMKDVKEYEPYIALCGGKDGLYFYNKITTDSVGFLNRGGLLAFEIGYDQGKDVKEILIQNGFSDIRVVKDLAGLDRVVVGRL
- the rho gene encoding transcription termination factor Rho; translated protein: MESKDLNSMTVVELRKMAKDLDIKGITKLKKAELIKEINEKSPRTINKGGVILKENITPKKVHNSSNDNIKNVNQNDNQNRNETLEDGNSLEKGKKLKEMIHESESAKGVLEIIENNNYGFLRGENYLTGPKDIYVSPSQIRRFNLKTGDEVRGKVRTAKEGEKFQALIYVEKINGENPEKAVGRQRFEKLTPIYPNERIRLQVGQSDLSSRLMDIISPIGKGQRGLIVAPPKAGKTTLLKKIAHSISKNYPESKLIVLLIDERPEEVTDMQRSINGEVIYSTFDEEPEHHTKVAYMVLERAKRMVEQGQDVIVLLDSLTRLTRAYNLTINPTGRTLSGGLDPGALIMPKKFFGAARNIEEGGSLTILATALIDTGSRMDDMIFEEFKGTGNMEVHLDRKLEERRIFPAIDIYKSGTRREDLLLTAQELEASFTIRKVLYKENNTASVTEKLINLLSKTKNNDEFLQNFSKEKWER